The following are encoded in a window of Nibricoccus aquaticus genomic DNA:
- a CDS encoding pectate lyase yields MKDTPTRALRALAALAGLFLAASASAATVTFTSTYVIPAGSTYNGNGNTIKASGMGDGGQGEGQKPFFRLNANSTLRNVKLSAPGVDGCHFYGNGTMNEVTWQDVGEDQFTVKSGGNCWVSGASAVNASDKFGQANAATSVTLYYHTQTNGLKNIRQLGGSTFTCNFYYDNNRAATTKEAIGRTDASSTRFGYRAMTVTNFTGSNGWWYGRSSQAFTY; encoded by the coding sequence ATGAAAGATACCCCAACACGCGCTCTGCGCGCTCTCGCGGCCCTTGCCGGCCTGTTCCTCGCTGCATCTGCCTCCGCCGCCACGGTCACGTTCACCAGCACCTACGTCATCCCGGCCGGCTCCACCTATAATGGCAACGGCAACACCATCAAAGCCTCGGGCATGGGCGACGGCGGCCAGGGCGAAGGCCAAAAACCTTTCTTCCGCCTCAACGCAAATTCCACTCTGCGTAACGTGAAGCTCTCCGCCCCCGGCGTGGACGGCTGCCACTTCTATGGAAACGGCACCATGAACGAAGTTACCTGGCAGGATGTCGGCGAGGATCAATTCACCGTGAAATCCGGCGGCAACTGCTGGGTCTCCGGTGCCTCCGCGGTCAATGCCTCCGACAAGTTCGGCCAGGCCAACGCCGCCACCTCGGTCACGCTGTACTACCACACGCAGACCAACGGCCTGAAGAACATCCGCCAGCTCGGCGGCTCCACCTTCACCTGCAACTTCTACTACGACAACAATCGCGCCGCCACGACCAAGGAAGCCATCGGCCGCACCGACGCTTCCTCCACTCGCTTCGGCTACCGCGCGATGACCGTCACGAACTTCACCGGCTCCAACGGTTGGTGGTATGGCCGCAGCTCGCAGGCGTTCACCTACTGA